In Neisseria dentiae, one DNA window encodes the following:
- a CDS encoding AraC family transcriptional regulator — protein MLSNKNLERLLKLIPHNQTYRSPIDGLIIHHSDRPFAYENVIQEPSICIVVRGEREIRLGAQHLLFDSRHFMFCPVDVPMCGKIARATPAEPFVVLSMKIDLQAVGRILLDQAVSARDDEADAIAFAQWHLSAHLADAFERLLLLHENPNDIAFLAPLIQQEIYYRLLTGEQGGKLKHMASFGSNTQKITKATDYLQAHFCDAIRVETLAGLCGMSLSGFHHHFKQLTTLSPLQYQKSLRLIEAKRLICQEHLSVSGAAYQVGYESPSQFSREYKRYFGTAPAADKSSLAV, from the coding sequence ATGCTTTCAAACAAAAACCTTGAGCGGCTGCTCAAGCTTATCCCGCACAACCAAACCTACCGCTCCCCGATTGACGGTTTGATTATCCACCACAGCGACCGGCCGTTTGCTTATGAAAACGTGATTCAGGAGCCGAGCATTTGCATTGTGGTCAGGGGCGAGCGGGAAATACGGCTGGGGGCGCAACACTTGCTGTTTGACAGCCGCCATTTCATGTTTTGCCCGGTGGATGTTCCGATGTGCGGCAAGATTGCCCGCGCCACGCCGGCCGAGCCGTTTGTGGTGCTGTCGATGAAAATCGATTTGCAGGCGGTCGGCAGAATCCTGCTGGATCAGGCCGTATCGGCTCGGGACGACGAAGCCGATGCAATCGCTTTTGCGCAATGGCATTTAAGCGCCCATCTGGCCGACGCTTTCGAGCGCTTATTGCTCTTGCACGAAAATCCAAACGACATTGCCTTTCTGGCGCCGCTGATCCAGCAGGAAATCTACTACCGCCTGCTCACGGGCGAACAGGGCGGCAAGCTCAAACACATGGCGAGCTTCGGCTCGAACACGCAGAAAATCACTAAAGCCACCGATTACCTGCAAGCGCACTTTTGCGACGCCATACGGGTGGAAACGCTGGCCGGATTGTGCGGCATGTCGTTATCAGGCTTTCACCACCACTTTAAGCAACTCACCACGCTCTCGCCCCTGCAATACCAAAAATCGCTGCGCTTGATAGAAGCCAAGCGGCTGATTTGCCAAGAACATCTATCCGTTTCCGGCGCCGCCTACCAAGTGGGCTACGAAAGCCCCAGCCAGTTCAGCCGCGAATACAAACGCTATTTCGGCACGGCTCCGGCGGCCGATAAAAGCAGTTTGGCCGTCTGA
- a CDS encoding LysR family transcriptional regulator has product MQKQNKKKMGNVDLNDIRLFVAVVQAGSFSKAADLANIPKSRLSRRISRLEAELGTALMDRSKRGVLLNEVGEQFYQRAQEMMQAAQTAVNSVQGKLDTPGGLLRLSVSTEVGRGFLMLHLAEYMRRYPDVLLEIEINNKKVNMIQDGIDIALRLGLPEGDNVVARKLTDIELGLFAAESYLQRAGRPKSPHELHGHALLNKYDGPEWRFTCKQHSVHIQGGNKLNSNDANLLGQMVSDGAGIALLPCFDNMLREGWVRLMPEWAVDTVPLYLVYYKNRGSVPTVRSMADFLLEKFGRR; this is encoded by the coding sequence TTGCAAAAACAGAACAAGAAAAAAATGGGCAATGTGGATTTAAACGATATCCGCCTGTTTGTGGCGGTGGTGCAGGCGGGCAGTTTCAGCAAGGCGGCGGATTTGGCGAATATCCCCAAATCGCGCCTGAGCCGCCGCATCAGCCGTTTGGAGGCCGAGCTGGGCACCGCGCTGATGGACAGAAGCAAGCGCGGTGTGCTGCTCAATGAAGTGGGCGAGCAGTTTTATCAGCGCGCGCAGGAAATGATGCAGGCGGCGCAAACCGCCGTAAACAGCGTGCAGGGCAAGCTCGACACGCCGGGCGGCCTGCTGCGGCTGTCGGTATCCACCGAAGTGGGGCGCGGCTTTCTGATGCTGCATCTGGCCGAATACATGCGCCGCTATCCCGACGTGCTGCTGGAAATCGAAATCAACAATAAAAAAGTGAATATGATTCAAGACGGCATCGATATCGCCCTGCGCCTCGGCCTGCCCGAAGGCGACAACGTCGTCGCCCGCAAACTCACCGACATCGAACTGGGGCTGTTTGCCGCCGAAAGCTACCTGCAACGCGCCGGCCGCCCCAAAAGCCCGCACGAATTGCACGGCCACGCGCTTTTAAACAAATACGACGGCCCCGAATGGCGCTTTACCTGCAAACAGCACAGCGTGCACATACAGGGCGGCAACAAACTCAACAGCAACGATGCCAACCTGCTCGGCCAAATGGTTTCCGACGGCGCCGGCATCGCGCTGCTGCCCTGTTTCGACAACATGCTGCGCGAAGGCTGGGTGCGCCTCATGCCCGAATGGGCGGTCGATACCGTGCCGCTGTATCTCGTGTATTACAAAAACCGCGGCTCTGTCCCCACCGTGCGCAGCATGGCGGATTTTCTGCTGGAAAAATTCGGCCGGCGGTAA
- a CDS encoding NADPH-dependent FMN reductase — MTKIALVIGSLSRQSINRTVAGHIAAQAPAGVEIEEVQISDLPLYTQDLDAENVPPYERVRAQLKAADTVLIVSPEHNRAMPAAVKNIIDIASRPYGQNVWQGKKVAAVTASPGSYGGINSGLQIRQSLQSLGTNVLIAPEVFLSRANAALENGKVADERTAGFLNKFAAAFYAWAAQ; from the coding sequence ATGACCAAAATCGCCCTCGTTATCGGCAGCTTGAGCCGCCAATCCATCAACCGCACCGTGGCCGGACACATCGCCGCGCAAGCGCCCGCAGGCGTGGAAATCGAAGAAGTGCAAATCAGCGACTTGCCGCTCTACACGCAAGACCTCGATGCCGAAAACGTGCCGCCCTACGAACGCGTGCGCGCGCAGCTCAAAGCCGCAGATACCGTGCTGATTGTCAGCCCCGAACACAACCGCGCCATGCCCGCCGCCGTGAAAAACATCATCGACATCGCCTCGCGCCCCTACGGCCAAAACGTGTGGCAGGGCAAAAAAGTCGCCGCCGTTACCGCCTCGCCCGGCAGCTACGGCGGCATCAACAGCGGCCTGCAAATCCGCCAAAGCCTGCAATCGCTGGGTACAAACGTGTTAATCGCCCCCGAAGTGTTCCTGAGCCGCGCCAACGCCGCGCTGGAAAACGGCAAAGTGGCCGACGAGCGCACCGCCGGTTTTTTAAACAAATTCGCCGCCGCCTTTTACGCTTGGGCGGCACAATAA
- a CDS encoding organic hydroperoxide resistance protein, with protein sequence MKIFYHTSATATGGRDGHTQVDDGSIGFDLVGFQNQSGKQGTNPEQLFAMGYAACFDSAMNHVAPSLGLKPTKSSTTVGVGIGQKADGAFALDLDITITVEGLSLEDAKKLIEKAHTVCPYSNATRGNVDARLHVNVVQSFDL encoded by the coding sequence ATGAAAATTTTTTACCATACTTCAGCAACCGCTACCGGCGGCCGCGACGGCCATACGCAAGTAGACGACGGCTCAATCGGCTTTGATTTGGTCGGTTTTCAAAACCAAAGCGGCAAACAGGGCACCAACCCCGAGCAATTGTTTGCCATGGGCTACGCGGCGTGTTTCGACAGCGCGATGAACCACGTTGCCCCGAGCTTGGGTTTGAAACCAACCAAATCCAGCACCACCGTGGGCGTGGGCATTGGTCAAAAAGCCGACGGCGCGTTTGCTTTGGATTTGGATATTACGATTACGGTGGAAGGTTTGAGCTTGGAAGATGCGAAGAAACTGATTGAAAAAGCGCACACCGTATGCCCGTATTCCAACGCCACGCGCGGCAATGTCGATGCGCGTTTGCATGTGAACGTGGTGCAGTCGTTTGATTTGTAA
- the ycaC gene encoding isochorismate family cysteine hydrolase YcaC produces MANKKPYIRLDKNDAAMLLVDHQTGLLSLVRDIEPDKFKNNVLATADLAKYFGLPTILTTSFENGPNGPLVPELKEIFPDAPYIARPGNINAWDNEDFVKAVKATGKKQLIIAGVVTEVCVAFPALSAIEEGFDVFVITDASGTFNQMTRDAAWDRMSQAGVQLMTWFGAACELHRDWRNDIEGLGALFSNHIPDYRNLMTNHNTLTQSK; encoded by the coding sequence ATGGCAAACAAAAAACCCTATATCCGCTTAGACAAAAACGATGCCGCCATGCTGCTGGTCGACCACCAAACCGGCCTGCTCTCGCTGGTGCGCGACATCGAACCCGACAAATTCAAAAACAACGTGCTGGCCACCGCCGATTTGGCCAAATACTTCGGCCTGCCCACCATCCTCACCACCAGTTTTGAAAACGGCCCCAACGGCCCCTTGGTGCCCGAACTGAAAGAAATCTTCCCCGACGCGCCCTACATCGCCCGCCCCGGCAACATCAACGCTTGGGACAACGAAGACTTCGTCAAAGCCGTCAAAGCCACCGGCAAGAAGCAGCTCATCATCGCCGGCGTGGTTACCGAAGTGTGCGTGGCCTTCCCCGCCCTTTCTGCCATTGAAGAAGGTTTCGACGTATTCGTAATTACCGACGCCTCAGGCACCTTCAACCAAATGACCCGCGACGCCGCATGGGACCGCATGAGCCAAGCCGGCGTGCAACTGATGACCTGGTTCGGCGCCGCCTGCGAACTGCACCGCGACTGGCGCAACGACATCGAGGGCTTGGGCGCGCTGTTTAGCAACCATATCCCCGACTACCGTAACCTGATGACCAACCACAACACGCTCACTCAGAGTAAATAA
- a CDS encoding hydrolase, translating to MSQPANFNGAAPKIDPANAAMLLIDHQSGLFNTVRDLNVRELRANAVTLAKVAALAKMPVITTASVPQGPNGPLIPEIHEAAPHAQYVARKGQINSWDNPDFVAAVKATGKKQLIIAGTITSVCMAFPAISAIAEGYQVFCVIDASGTYSKMAQEITLARIVQAGAVPMDTAAVCSEIQQTWNRDDAAEWAKAYELIFPEYQLLIESYLKARQVEHDGEQLDSERA from the coding sequence ATGAGCCAACCTGCAAACTTCAACGGCGCCGCGCCGAAAATCGACCCCGCCAACGCCGCGATGCTGTTAATCGACCACCAAAGCGGCCTTTTCAACACCGTGCGCGATTTAAACGTGCGCGAGCTGCGCGCCAACGCCGTTACGCTGGCGAAAGTAGCGGCTTTGGCCAAAATGCCGGTAATTACCACCGCTTCGGTGCCGCAAGGCCCCAACGGCCCCCTGATTCCCGAAATCCACGAAGCTGCGCCGCACGCGCAATACGTTGCCCGCAAAGGCCAGATTAACTCTTGGGACAACCCCGATTTCGTCGCCGCCGTGAAAGCCACCGGCAAAAAGCAGCTCATTATCGCCGGCACCATCACCAGCGTATGCATGGCCTTCCCCGCCATCTCCGCGATTGCCGAGGGCTATCAGGTGTTCTGCGTGATTGACGCTTCCGGCACCTACAGCAAAATGGCGCAGGAAATCACGCTGGCGCGCATCGTGCAGGCAGGCGCCGTGCCGATGGACACCGCCGCCGTGTGCTCGGAAATCCAGCAAACCTGGAACCGAGACGACGCCGCCGAATGGGCCAAGGCTTACGAGCTGATTTTCCCCGAATACCAATTGCTGATTGAGAGCTATCTGAAAGCCCGCCAAGTGGAGCACGACGGCGAGCAACTCGATTCGGAACGCGCTTGA